AGcgtgaccaaaaatcagttgtACTAACTACCATAGAATTAAGCTTATGAGCCATACAATGAAGCTatgggagagagtcattgagcaccgTTTAAGACGAATGGCAAGCGTGACCAAAAATCAGTTTGGTTTCATGCCTAGGAGTTCGaccatggaagccatcttcttggtacgacaACTCATGGAGAGATACAAGGAGCAAGAAGAACCTGCATATGGTGTTCATTGACTTGGAGAAGACCTACGATACGATACCGCGACacgtcatgtggtgggccttagagaaacacaaagtcctagcaaagtacattaccctcatcaaggacatgtacgataatgttgtgacaagtgttcgaacaagAGATGGCGATACAGATGACTTCCCGATTAAAATAGGACTACACCAGAGGTCAGCTTTAAGCCCTTATCTatttgatttggtgatggatgaggtcacaaaggatatacaaggagagatcccatggtgtatgctctttgcgaATGATGTGGTCCTAATCGATGATAGTCGAACGGGGGTCAATAGGAAGTTAGAACTATGGAGACAAACCTTGGAATCGAAAGGTTTTAGacttagtagaactaaaactgaatacatgatgtgcggttttagtactactaggcacgaggaggaGGTTAGCCTAGATGGGCAGGTGATGCCTCAGAAGGAGATCTTTCGATACTTAGGGTCAATCCTGCACAAGGATGGGGATATTGATGAAGATGTGAACTACCGGATCAAAGCCGGATGGATGAAGTGGCACCAAACTTCTAGCATTCTTTGTGataagagagtgccacaaaagctaaaaggcaagTTCTATAGGACGGCGGTTCGACCCGCAATGTTGTATGGCAAGGTGTGGTggagatgcgcatgttgagatggatgaGATGGATGTGTGGTCACACGAGGAAGAACCGAGTCCGAAATAATGATATACGAGatagagttggggtagcaccgattgcaGAGAACCTTGTCCAACATCGTCTAAGATGGTTTGGGCATATCCAGAAGCCCCAGTGCATAGTGGACGGCTAAAGCGTGCTAATAATGTCAAGAGAGGACGGGATAGACCACACTTGACATATGAGGAGTCCATAAAGAGAGATCTGAAGGACTGGAGTAACACCAAAGAACTAGCCATGGAAAGAGCCGCATGGAAGCTTGCTATCCATGTGCCTGAACCATGAGTTAGttacgagatcttatgggtttcacctctagcctacccaacttgtttgggaataaaagctttgttgttgttgttattgtataTGAATAACTGAATACCAAGCTGTGCGAAACCGTTGTAACTTCTGTACAGTTGTATTTATATCTTAAAATTGAGGATCACCTAAGTTCCACTATTTTGGACATTTTCTTCTAGTACTTTGAACCACGTAGTGTTGAACTTAAAAGAGTCGGAAAGAAAAAATTCCACTACATCTTATACTATGTTTTGGGGAGCAAAAGGTCAGAAGACCTGCATTGCAGTACTAAGTAACTGGCATGTGATTAATGCTTTAACATCTAATGACAAAGAACAAAAAAGAGCAAAACAAGATACTGcgggaaaacaaaataaaacatacTTTTTGGCCACTTTAGCAGCAAGTTTGTTTTGTGCAGCTGAGACACGTAGTCTCCCACTTCCAGCCTGCCCGAGCATGCCATAACCTTCTCCCAAGCCATCACCTGGTATTAACAAGATGTGCTCAAGTCAATATTAATTCATAGTGCAACTAAATAACAAAATGTTGCCGTCCTGTCAATACCAACTGACCTAATGAGCTCTCTTCCGGTATACCAAACTGCATTCGGTTCGCAAGCTTCATCATATCAGTCACCGCATATCTGCAGAATGAAGTTCCCAAAATTAAGGCAAGAATACTGTCTATGTAGTTAATAAATTTTCATCAAACAAGACAAATAAGTAGTTTAAGATAATAGTACGAGGCTGCTCAATATGTATATCTGAGAACAATTACCTTTCTTTCATTTTTCGAAGGCGGCGACCGCCTCTCTTCTTTTTAGGCTCAGAGTCTGGAACAGGAAGTGGTTTTGGAAGCTTTGCAGGAGGTGGTTCTTGCCACTTCTCAATCTTCTTACGGATTTCTTCTAACAAGTTCCGACCAGCTTTTCCAGTTGGATCACCTCTAATTGAATCAATCCTTGCTGCTAGAGTTGACTTTGCAGCTATAAGTCTGCAAGCACGTGTCCTCAGGGCTGGAGGGGTGCTCTGAAATACTTCTGTATGTTCAAGATAGCCAACACGAAACTGAGATGTGGCACTAGAAAACCCAGCAAGATTTTTCTTTTTTGCTCCAAGTAACTGAACGTTGCAAGCAGGCATTTTTGCAAGTGCTCCCAAACCACCAGCAATTCCCATCAGTTTTGCAGCAACAGCACTGCCAGCAATGGCAGAGAGGTTTGGTGCAATGTAACCCATTCTGCCCTCTACAAAATCAAGCACCTTCTTCTTTGCGGCATCAAGATTTAGGGCTCTGTCACATGCTTCAACTGTTTTCACCAAATTCTCCTCAGAAAGAGGCTTCCCACTAGTTGTTGATGCTGTAACGGAGACAACCATTATAACTGCAGAAGGTAAAAGCCCTTCCAGATCTACAAGTGTTAAATCCATCTCATTTCCAATCTTCTTAACAACACGAGCGTAATCAATCGGATGATGAACAAGGGATTCCAGCTCAGGAAACTTCAGCCTATACTTGTCACGTATGAAATTATGGATTATAATGAGCTCATTCTCAATATCTACTGATAAAGCATTGCAGTCAACAATAAGCTGGTACTCTGGATCCTCCTCTAGAATGAATCCTTGATTAGATAAGTCTATGTTTTTCTCAAGCGCTCCTTCGACTTTCTGCAAAAAGGAACTGTTTATTACTAATATATTGTCATGGATGGGGTGAGTGGAAGATTTTTGCAGCAATGCAGCCTAAGGCTAAATTGCGAATGAAGAGCTGCATGCCCTACAGGATAAAATTCAATGGAAACATTATTCCTGCATAAACCATTGCAACATTGAGCGCAAACCAAGAGCTTTTCAGTTGTCTAGCAACGCGAGCACACAAGCTGCCTGCACATGACTCTCGCTATAAAAAAAGGTGCCAGGGTCTAGTCCCTGATTGGTTTATTCATTTTCATAATTGTAACATTGAGCACACTATAAGATTTTCATTTGCACCCTAACTACATCTAAAACAACATTTGTGGATCAGATATGAAAATAGCAATTAACTGCGAGTGTCTCCAAAATAAATACTACATATGTCATGTAAGATCTCTTCATAAACTAGGAAGACTTCACTTTTGCCAGATAAACATAGATCTACGCAATAGAGAGGTATTTGAGTGTTAATGGATATTTACGAGTTTGATAACATACTTGTATTATGTCAATATAACGTTGAGTCTTCTGCAGCTTTGAGACGCTGTCTAGATCATCATAATTGAGGGCCTCAAGGTCAAGCATGTCATCATCACCATCCTCATCCACACCCGCTGCCTCGGCATTGTCTTCTTCCTGAAAAGTTTTGAGAATAGATTAGGAAAAATTCccgacaaatatatatatatattcttaaaTATTGCAACACAGCAGACACAGCAATCAACTCACAGGATATGCTTCATTGTCTGACAGGTCGTCAAGATCGGCCAAGAAAGAATCAGCAAGGTTTGCCTGCAACGGTACAAGACCATTCAGAAACATGAGACAGCTTGGCCACATCCGGATAAAAATTGCAATTTAAAACTGTTTAATAGGAGCTGATAGAAACTAACCATGATTTCAGCCCAAGCTTCCCCGGAAACAGCAAGAGCTCCGCTCCAGGCTAGACCTAGTAAGTGAATGAAGAGGATGATCAGGCTTGCACTTACACCGAATACTTATGTAGTAGCCCAATGGGCAGCGCCATAAAGTACAAGCATAGTGTGATACTGCTAGTAAAATAGTACTAATATAGAACAATTTCGGTAGTAAAAAAATGCGAACGAACGATTTCGGTAACTAAGTGGATGGATCCGAGTATCCAGTTTCCAGGACAGGAAACGTCCGGATTAGACTGCTCATAGCCAGGGGGCGCGGATCCACATGATTTGCACAAACCAAAAAAAATTGTGGATACTAGCGGGTGGAGACTAGTAGATGATAAAAGCCTCATACCTCAGAAACCAATGGGGGCCAGATTCCAGACGGGGTGGAGACTGCAGGGACGCGGCGCCGCGCGTGAGAAGCGGGGGAGTTGGAGGTGACGCGCCTCGCGTGAGGGGCGGAGGAGCTGTGGGTTAGGCGTCGCGGCGAGGCCAAGCTAGGGCAAAGCTGCGGTCGAGAACCGCATTAGGAGAGGAAGGGGAAAGAGATTTCTCAAAtctcaaaagaaaaaaacaagggagacggtggagaagaagaagaaatcgTGGGGAAGAATAACTCGCCAACGGGCCGGACCCCTCTAGCAACGGGCCGACCCACTGTTGTAACGCGGTAccttatttttttctttttgggagccccttctttttttttcttttacgaGATTTTTTTTAGTGCTCTCCAGCAACGGTTGCTCATGAAAAGAGATAAATCTTTGGAAGGGGTAGGAAACTATGTGCTACTTCCAATGAATAGACATTAATTTGGTAAATCTTTTGTCTCAACAATTATATATATTCTAAAAAGAGAGAAATACACTATTATACCACTAGACTCAATAGTTGTCATCTAcccagaaattcaattcggctcccgggtgcgtatgatccatctaccataaaaacatatttccaagtgttaaaaaatgttgataaaaaaatttacatgtacatctccataatatatgtgtattcgtcaagtttcacgaaaaaaatgatatttttttgTAGTCTAAGCGAAAAACAGAAAATTTATTCGTcaagtctttgtttcagcaccgaattttgtcttttttacacacgccacgtGACATGTTGATTTTtcgtgaaacgactttgtgagcgcgtagcacatgaagatgtacgtgtgaaatttttgtttcaatttttttgacattttgaattatgtctaacatgtattttcaaataaagggagcatacgctcccacgtgccaaaacatcactccctcaTCCACTTGTAGTATAGTCCTAATAGTTGTGAAATGGGATAGAGTAGTCCCAAGAGTTGTCCACTACATGAGATTAGTCCTAATGATCATGGTGTGGACATGtcgcacttttttttttttgccaaaagcATATCTAACATTCTTGATGTATTAGCCTATTATGGCATCTCCAGCGCGTGACCCATTCGGTCATGGCCGTCCGAAACGGTTTGCGCGGACTGGTGGACAAGCCATGCAAGCTTCGGCGGGCCGACCCAAACAGATCGACTTGCGCGGACCGACCCATCAATCCACCAAATTTGGATCACGGATGCGTCGTGATGGACAGCGCGCGCGTCCTCCCGCATCCTTCCCTAGACCACCTCGGTCCCTCCCGCCAGTGCCACACAAATCACTCCATTTCCTCCAAAAAAAACTTTACCAAAATTTGACCGGCGGGAAAGGAAGCGGAAACGATGGATCCCATCGCCAATGCCAAGTCTCTGGCTCCTCGAGGCCAAAGCCAAGGCTAGGCTCATGGACGATGATGCCAAGTATAGGCTCTTGGAGGCTAAAGCCAAGGTCATGGCCGAGGAGAACTGGATCATGCTCATCGACTTGGACACCATCTCCGACGCCGAACAAAGGGCTTGGATCGAGAAGAAGTAAAATATAATCCGAGCTCGCGATGTTTGAAGGGCAATGGCATAGATGATATTGACATTTGGGAGAAACTTGCCACTTTTTAGGGAAAAGTAGCCACTTTTTCGACATATTTATGATGTTGTCTCATTTTACATATTTGGAAGGAACTTGCCATTTTGTTGGCAATGCCTTTAGGACAATGGCGCATGTTTGCAACTTTATTTAGTTTCCAATTTACATATTTATGTTGTAAATGTGAAAAGAATTAACAAACTAGCTAGGTCTAGCTAAAATAGCTAGCACTGACCGAATGGGTCGAACCGTTGGAAGCACCTGGCCTGAGGCCAGACCATGACCCAAATTATGTATGCGGGCCAGCCCAATCAGATGGAATCGGACCGAATGAGTCGCTGGTTTGGGTCACtctgctggagatgcccttactaaTAGGGGTGTTTCCGCAAAAAAAACCTTTGCCGCATGTCCACACGAGGATCTTTGGGACTAATTGAAACTACTCCATACCATTTTGCAACTATTTGGACTAAATTGCACAAAGAGGACAAATACTGAGACTAGTGTTGTATTTAACTCCTTAAAAAATTAAGCTATGCCACTAGAATGAGAATAAATGCAACTCACAAGTTCTAATGCCAACATGTGGACATATGCTTTTAGTTCGCATAAAAAACATTTGTATTttagtttgcaaagaaaacagaccTAGTTAATCGGGCCTACTACTGATTCTTTCTCCTAACAACTCTTACTCCGCATCATAAAATGTTGTGAGCCAATATCTAGGCTTTAATATCACTGCTGACCAAAAGCATCGGTCAAGATACATGCTGGGTAAACACCTGTTATGTGGGAATTCGTGTTTTAGCTCATAGGTCTAGACGAACCTATtagaaaaaaatattttaaatcAACTTAAAATGTTGAAAAATACCGACAAAATTTGTGGGTTTACGTTTGGACATTCTATGTTTGCTCACAGAATTTGGCGGAGAAAAGACATTTTGTGTGTTCTgcataaaaagacaaaaaaaatgtTTCATGAAAATCTATTTTGTAGCACAAAAAATGTTATTTTTTCACGAAATTTTGTGTGCGAACATATAACGTCTAGATGTACCCCCAGAAATTTTTTCCGAAATTTTTGAACATTTTGAAGCATGATTTTTATGCAATGGGTGCATCAACACCTATGACCCGAAGTGAGCATCcgttgttagagcatctctaacagagcccgtaaatcacGCCGGAACCGTATTTTTCCGAGCTATTTATGGGTTTGGGTCAAAAGTGGCGCAGAATAGACTGAACTCGATATCCGGCTCGAAAAACTTTTTCAGGGGCCCGAAAAGTTTCACACTCGACCTCTATTAATACAGACCGAGGAGCAGTTTACAGGTCCGAAACTGAACGGATTTCTCACCCCGCCGCCAGCGCTGCCGTCCGTACAACCGTTTCCAGCCGCCGATTTCTAACTACTTTGCTGAAATTATGACCAAGCTCACGGCTCTAGGCGGAACGTGCGGCGGACGGACATGGCAGACCATGGCGTGATGCGCTGGCCGGCAGGAACGCGGCAGCCGACCTACACGCAGCTAGCCAAGCAATACAGCTATGAGCGTGAGCAGCTAGCCAAGCAATAGCGTGAGCAGCTAGCCAAGGGCGCGGCGGCCAGACATGCGCGGACAGCAAGCTAGCAGCATCACGGCCGCATCTGGCCTGATCAATCTCAGCTGCGTCCGGCCGCATAAATCCGGCTGCGCCGCCCGAATCTTCAGCTCCTCGCGCTTGGTTCTTCCCTGCATGCGATTGTCCATGCCTGACCCCCAATCTCGCCGTTGCAGCCAGGGGAGCGGGCGGCGGCCGCGCGGGGAGTCGTACCTAGGCAGCGACGCTGATAGTTctgtgaagaagatgatgaattTCTGTTTTTCAGTTTTAGTTTACGGTGTCTGTTCTGCGCCAGCAGTTTTGCGACCCGTAAACACGTTTTCGGAAAACTGAACTTGAGTTTTTCGGTTTGCACTTTTACggactctgctagagatgctcttatacaGTTCAGTTTAGTTAGTACCACCTGTTCTGGTCACCAAACATGGATGGCAAGACATACAGATTGTTTGTGTGTCCTGGACTCTACGTTGTCCATCGTATCCTTGTCATCTAATTCTCTCGTTCGTTGCTAGTAGACACAACTTCATGATACATTCATGTGCTTTCTCTAACTTATTTGTCTTTCATGTACAAATACACCCCTATCTGTGTTGTCTCTGCATATCCTTCGTAGCTAGCTAAATGCTGCTCTACAAAATCCCATAAGCACAAGTGCACAACAAAGGGCCTCTTTATTTTTTTAATGCTTTCCACGAAAATAAGTAGGACAAACGAAACAAAGGGATTGGCTTTGCTGTGGGCTTTTACCGAAGCTGGTCTCCTTTCCGAGCTTTTCCTCCTCAGCCCGAAAAGTTATTTTACTTTGCCCATTTCGTTTCTCTTATTTACTGAAAACTTGCCATCGGAGTGCTCGACCCGCACCTTGCTCTACAACGCTCGCACACGGGAGGATAAAAACAAATTGAGAAAAATAAACCGTTTCTTTTCTACCCCACGCGACCAGGGAGAGCGACGCGTTGTGGTCCCCGCCGCCCGTTCCGCCGCCGTCAGCATATCGGACCACCGCCACTGCTTGTCCCGACCGCCGCCAGTGCTCGTCCCGTGCGCCGCCGTTGTCTATCCGTGCTCCGTTCGTTCCTCATCTTCCCGCCTCCATGCGGCCAGAGACGATGGCGATGACGAGCAGCTCGAGGTCGCAGTTCGCCGCATGCGAGCTCCGCGTCTTCCGCACGCGAGCAACATCGCTTTGTGCCTGTAGCTCTCCGTCGTTCGTCCGACCAGTGTAGGCCTGCTGCGCTCCGCCGAGCGTTGGACGTCGTTGGCCTGGAGACTCGCAAATCCTGATGGTCCATACCTACGTGCGTCCTCTCCCCTATTTTCTCCATAGGTTGAACAAAATCGAGCTGAATGGTGATGTTCACATACGCCGACCGTCAtcggtgtcgttgcctattcgacggtacctcggaggagggatcctcacgagggggagaagaagtaggggctatagggcggagtgcactcgggacggtggtacgcgatttacccagcttcggatcacctgcacgatggcaaggcctactgttgcttgtctggaattatctgggcgctttcgcgttgttacaatgagttgtagttgtgcctctagggctcccgggatccggcttataaaggcgcacggatctagggtttacatggagagtcctagccggaatacaagttgcctaactacggtacaatatcttgcc
This region of Lolium perenne isolate Kyuss_39 chromosome 2, Kyuss_2.0, whole genome shotgun sequence genomic DNA includes:
- the LOC127333936 gene encoding U4/U6 small nuclear ribonucleoprotein Prp31 homolog isoform X2, whose protein sequence is MANLADSFLADLDDLSDNEAYPEEDNAEAAGVDEDGDDDMLDLEALNYDDLDSVSKLQKTQRYIDIIQKVEGALEKNIDLSNQGFILEEDPEYQLIVDCNALSVDIENELIIIHNFIRDKYRLKFPELESLVHHPIDYARVVKKIGNEMDLTLVDLEGLLPSAVIMVVSVTASTTSGKPLSEENLVKTVEACDRALNLDAAKKKVLDFVEGRMGYIAPNLSAIAGSAVAAKLMGIAGGLGALAKMPACNVQLLGAKKKNLAGFSSATSQFRVGYLEHTEVFQSTPPALRTRACRLIAAKSTLAARIDSIRGDPTGKAGRNLLEEIRKKIEKWQEPPPAKLPKPLPVPDSEPKKKRGGRRLRKMKERYAVTDMMKLANRMQFGIPEESSLGDGLGEGYGMLGQAGSGRLRVSAAQNKLAAKVAKKE
- the LOC127333936 gene encoding U4/U6 small nuclear ribonucleoprotein Prp31 homolog isoform X1; this translates as MANLADSFLADLDDLSDNEAYPEEDNAEAAGVDEDGDDDMLDLEALNYDDLDSVSKLQKTQRYIDIIQKVEGALEKNIDLSNQGFILEEDPEYQLIVDCNALSVDIENELIIIHNFIRDKYRLKFPELESLVHHPIDYARVVKKIGNEMDLTLVDLEGLLPSAVIMVVSVTASTTSGKPLSEENLVKTVEACDRALNLDAAKKKVLDFVEGRMGYIAPNLSAIAGSAVAAKLMGIAGGLGALAKMPACNVQLLGAKKKNLAGFSSATSQFRVGYLEHTEVFQSTPPALRTRACRLIAAKSTLAARIDSIRGDPTGKAGRNLLEEIRKKIEKWQEPPPAKLPKPLPVPDSEPKKKRGGRRLRKMKERYAVTDMMKLANRMQFGIPEESSLGDGLGEGYGMLGQAGSGRLRVSAAQNKLAAKVAKKFKEKSYGSSGATSGLTSSLAFTPVQGIELSNPQAHGNHLGSGTQSTYFSETGTFSKISRP